Part of the Diprion similis isolate iyDipSimi1 chromosome 4, iyDipSimi1.1, whole genome shotgun sequence genome is shown below.
tgcatatacgtatatttacatGTATACCACCTGTATAACAGCGATGGTATGAAATATGGATGAATCCGTGCGCGAATACCGACTAAAATATGAGGACACAgggaattcttttttctttagcaTTCGTTTTATTTCGTGCTTGGttatttgtacattttttttttctttttctttttttttccacattccTGCCGAGCAGCAACGAGGGAGGGTGAAAGAGATGGCTTCGTTCGTTCAAATTGTAAATGAAAACACATTTGTGAGTATGTGACATCTGGGACGGTCGTAAAACTTGCTCGTGTCATATGCGACTTTCGTATcgacgtacatacgtatacctacgtattacgtaggtatacctatatacatacattatacccATGTATGAAATGCGTTCGCGTacgtgaaaatatgaaatttcgttgagagggagaaaaaggaTTTGTGAATTGTATCGGAACGGAATGAGTATATGAAAAAGGAAACACGCGATGATTCCGAGTGCGTCTGGGTGTGTATAAAAACTCATTgtcattatacgtataatcgtTCTGCAAGCATACTATATATGATTTACCTGTATACCCAAACCTGCAATGTAAACGAAAAagggagaggaaaaagaaagaaaaaaaatatatacatatatgtatatggagaAGTCGTAGGAAGATTCGACGGATGAATGGATGTAAGAGGGTGTGAAAAATGTCCGTGATATTCcctttatgaattttctacgGCGTTTAACGATCCCTAATGGACCGTAAGGCTAAGGTCCTCGATATTGTAGTAGCGTACCTACCTATAACCGCCCCATATAGAAGAGGGGAGGACGAATCGACGAATGCTAATGTCAAATTTATGCCCCGAAACGCGGGCAATAATGATTCAGGAATCGAGCAGCAATCAGTCCTCCTCGTCAGGTGAATTTATTCCCACCCTCTCTAGATCCACGACATTAAGCACTACGGTGGGTGTGCGCAGAGTGGCGGAGACACGATCAGACAAGCTTTTAGGAGAATTGTCAATGCCTGACAATGAGGAGAGGAGCAGCACCGGCTTAACGCCACGGTATTTCTATTCCTTTTTCTTCCCTGTCTATTTTCCCATTCTTTAAAAGCGACGGGTTTACAACAGATGCAGAAATTCGTGCgaaatattaacaaaaatttcacgctTGTAAATAGCCAGTGTTTTTAGTAGAATGTAGGACAATCATAGCCGTATACaggatattatatgtataaataaatgaattaatatagaaatataaataatatatatatatatataaactatgTATATGATAGattatacaaattataatGTAACGGTGTGTAATTACTCTTGTACACCATTGTAACgatatgattattatattttttactaataAATAACGAAGCGCGTTTACGGTGCGCAGTCGAGCCAGGTAAATCAGTTACTGTACATCGGATTTTATACACAGTCCTCGTTTGGTGTATTATAGCCATGGGGGTACGGTCTTTGCATCGATATCCCATCCCGTTGCGAAAgggcaatcaatttcttgccTCAATTCCGCTTATGAATAAAGCTGCGGAGCGAGCACGATGAGGCGGGTGAACCTAAATGTCCTTGCAGATACTTACAACGGGCGTCGCGTGCATAGTCGAGGGTCTTCTTGTTTCTGTCCTTCCGAAGCCGGGACTAATTTCAAAGCGGAAATTGCTTTTATTTAAATCTTATGTTAAGTAACCCAATTTGGACGGTCGGACCGAGCCGACGAGAAATAAGCAAACCGAATGCCCACCTCCGAGTAAAAGTACGGCGTACGAATCCTCCGCGTTGACGCGACGGCATAAGAAACTCCGCAACTAATTAACTAGAATTCTACTAATGACGGAGACGTAGAGAGTGGCAATAATTAAGACTGCGCGGAGAATTCCTCTCGTACTTACTTCATTTTCAATAAGAAGCATGCCTGggttgaaaatcttttgtacCTACTCGGGAGAGTGGAAACGCTATAATACCTACAActgcagcaaaaaaataaaataagaaatacaGAATGTTAAATTCGTACATTTCAAATCAAGCTTTATGTGGGTATACTGCGAAAGGCTGAGTCGCGTCATAGCTAGACTCTCGATTCCATTAAATTGAATTCACTTTGGCAACTTATACGCGTACACAGTATACGTTTTGATGCAGTATCTACGTATAAATATGCATATGATGCAGACCAGGACCGTCCCGCGTATTGATTTCGCTTTAAATTCACGTGAACACGCGATGATTTGAAGCAATTTCGTCGACTATGTACGGTAATTGCATACCGTTATTACTGCAGattctattatacatatacactcaCGAGTGCAGCAAAGAGACGGCTcgggatttttatttcaattatattatactgatACTCTCTTTTCATTTACGTTGAATCACGCGATTACTAAGTATTGACATTATGCATGCATAATGTGCGTGAGCGGATTCGATTAACGAATTCTAATTCGCTCGTTCAACTCGCAATGAAATATACCTATTCAACGTTGCGCGAATGTGCCTGCGTCGAAACATCCATCGGTcgatttattacttttatctTCATTCCTGCAcctgtaatgaaattttaaacagaGATTAATGTAAAACGGCTTCCATCCCGCAACTGAGCTTTTAATCTCCTTTGTACTCGCGGGGTTCGACCTGATGGGGCGCAAACCCCTGCAGCCCCAGCTCTGTAGGTATTCTCTTTAAGTTCTGTGATATTGCTACACGAACTGTTCAATAATCCATTTCCACTTGGGTTCAGATAATAAAAGATGCTTGTTTATTCTCTCCGCATTCCGTTACAGCTGCTTGTATCACGATGCGGTATATACTTGGTCGTATTACAACTACAGGGGAAACTGCTTCACATTCCAAGACTCATCTATACAGCTTACGTACACATTCTTGAAGATTTTTCAGAGATACttagaaattaaagaaatttttttattcgtagtATCACAAATTTATACTGTAACAATTACATATTCAAGTCGACAAAGAAGAAGCCTCGAACATTTTTTCTGATAGAATTTCTTCGACATTGCCATTCGTCACTGCTGTAACTGCACAGCTGCCATTGCTCAAGCCGTTCTagctaatatacatacatagattgagaagaaaaaaaaagtcacgtaGAGTCGGAAGAATACACCATTATGCATATTCATTTTCAGCGGCGAAGAAGGCAGCAAACAAACATGGCGGTGCCGtggtgattaaaaatttgtaacctaAGGCAAGGTGACGAACTTTATGAATAAAAGGCGACAGGCACGATTTAATATCAAATGAAAGTCTTTGGTTAATAACAATAGTTAATAATGTGGAAATGATTTTATGCAACGTGATCAATCACTATAAAGCGAAAGGGAGGGGTGGAGAGAAGCCATATTGGCATCTAAGTACTATGACGTAATCTTCATGGCGCATGGCGGTATATTTGAAATAGCTCGATGGTGTCGTATATTCAATACAAGGTATTTGCATTGCACGGCTCATCTTGGGGCGGCGACTTGGCGCATAATGTATAGTATAACaggaatttcgaaattatacATCCATAACCTACCGCGGTAACAGTGATAATTCAAATCGGGcagattgtgaaattttaacaatCGGGTGGTTGCAGGGTTGGCGTTGGAGCCGATGGGCGCCAACTTGTAACAATGGAACGTCGGATATGACAAAGGACGATCGCGCGTTGCCGGAGTCTCGCGATTGTTTCAAAGTTTACGGGGATCAGCCCAGTTTGATATACTGCATTGTTCCCCTCGGGCAATTGGGTTCGGGTGCTTTCACGCCATTATTCAGTCGACCCTCCGCAACGTCCCGCGACCACCGATACGCACCGGAAACTAGGAAAATGCTCGACCTCTTCGACTCCCTCAAGGCGCTTCTGCACGAGGAAACCGTCCGCGTCGACAACATCGTCTTCAGGCTCCATTCACGGGCGACCGTAATCCTTCTCTCGGCCTGCGCCATCCTCGTCACCGCCAAGCAGTACATCGGCGAACCGATTTCCTGTATCACGGATGGATCTATCGGTACCGCATTTCCCCTTAAAAACCTACCCGTTATAGGTCATTTATCATTATCACGTCAGCTGACGCCAATTTTTTAAGGTTATGTTATACTCTCTTATatagacaaataaaaaaaaaaaaaatcccaccCCGATATTCCGCAGTCAATTCCATTCGCAAAATGTCTGTCTGCCATTATTGCTCATGaaattattcacattttttttaatcggcgaaataaatttacatcCCGCCTACAGCATCGTGCATGTACAGGTGCAGACTTGCAAACAATGGTATCTGTACGTATAGGCGTAGAACGTCTGAAACGCGATCAAAAAGGAATTAGGTAGCCTCTGGGTGCAACATGTTGAAACCGTTTTTGATTAGCTATCGGAAAACGTTTAGGTCGCGTTATTGAATGACTCGAATAATTCCATCTCATCTTACCCTGGGGGGCTGCTTTAGCCTGTTATCATACCAATAAAGTAGAATACGCTTCACCGAATACCAGCGCTGATCTTATATCTATACGAGATATTTATCTCTGTTCTTCTCTTACTCTCTGCCGTCGACTACTACAGAGAATTATACGATTTAGTATCGACTCTGCGTCCGTGAGCTGAATCACGCATCAGCgattaatttgattttgttttcacattctttaatatgaaatatttctccaTGTTCATGAAAAGTTAATGTTAGAATAGAATAGCCCTCGGTGTACTGCGAAATCCTTAAGTAACACGAGTACCCTGATGTACGCAGTCTGTGCTTTACGTAGATCCTCTAATAAGTgtcttgtataatatttttccagtATTATCGGTCGGCAGCTGAAGAAGCtgaagaagataaaagaaaacaggACGATCCGGTTATTTCCCGAATGTTAAACCCTGTTTTTATTACCAATTTGCAATCCAATTGCCTCAATTATCACGACCCTTATCAATTCCCAAACCTTATCCGGCAGACAAGGACTCCGTGAACGCCTACTGCTGGATCTACAGCACGTTCACTGTTTCACGGCACTTGACCGGAATCCCGGGAATCAGCGTGGCCAGTCCTGGTGTAGGCCAAGCACTTGAGAACGACGAAATTCACCGTCATCGGTACTACCAATGGGTGCGTTCCCGCCAAGGGAGTTAGAGTAATGAATTTACGTAATCCCAGCTAACGAGGCTGTCGAGGTCCCGCAAAAGGGGAACACCTCGCACAATGGATTTTCCTTGGTACCTACAAGGTATTCTCTGCATGTTTCCCGGGGTATTGTAACTAAAACGTTTTCCCCCCAAAATTGAACGAGCAGGTATGCTTCGTCCTCGTGCTCCAGGCCCTGATGTTCTACACACCCCGAGCCCTCTGGGGTGTCTGGGAACGTGGAACCGTGAGACTCCTCTCCGTAAATCTCGATAACCCGTTCTACCGCGACGAATGGactaaagagagaaagaaccAGCTGGTGGAATATTTCGCCATCACGAATCTGCATACTCACAACTTCTACGCCTTCAGATTCCTCACTTGTGAAATCCTCAACTTCTGCAACGCGGTATGGGTCTTGGTCAATAAAACATCTTCTCAATTTAAATATTGCTATTACCTCTCTGATAACCTACCGCAGGTGATTTCCTTTACGATAGCTGTTAATTGGAATTTCACCGCGTGTATATTtctaaataataatgtattatgGAAATTTGCCCACAATTTGATATTCATCATTGGCCCTCAGACCTTCCGTAATCCTTGTGTAAATGCGAACGATGAATTAAATGATGCAACGTTGAGTCCGAAAATTGCTACAACATTAAAAACGAAAGCACGCGAAATAGCTGAATCCAAGCTCCGAGATATTCAAGtcgttgatttttaattaaggCAGGGTCGTTGAAAGCTTGGCGAACAGTCAGAAAAGCTTCTTCATCTTTTCCTTTGATTCAGACGTTAAAAGGAAGCCCAACGCTCGTCAGTCGACGGGTTAAAGGGGCGCTTTTCAGGAAATGCCCAgactataatatataatacacataatGCTGGAGACCCGAGTGAATCAAACGTAGCGAGAGACTCCATGGGAATACTTTTAACACTACAGATTGGCCAGATGTATCTGCTCGACGTGTTCCTGGAAGGGCAATTCACTAAATACGGACCAGCGGTAACGGCGTTCGCGATTGAATCGAGACCGTTCCAAAGGGTGGACCCCATGACGAGGCTTTTCCCGAAAATGACCAAGTGCACCATCCACACCTTTGGCGCTTCGGGTTCGCCGCAGACCCGCGACGCTCTTTGCGTTTTGCCTCTGAACGTAGTCAACGAGAAGATATTTGTCTTCATTTGGTTCTGGCTCGTGTTTTTGGCCGCAGTTAGCGGCCTCGCCGTTGTTTACAGGTACAGTTTCTTAGAGCTCAAATTTGATTGGCAATATTTATCGAATCGATTATTGGCACGAATTTTTATGCCACAGAATGATAGTCTTCTCTCAGCCATGGGCTCGCGTTTATctgctgcgagcaacggctcaGCTTATTCCACGACCTCAGGCTGAAACGATTGTGCGGGCTTTTGATATCGGCGATTGGTTCCTGTTACACCAACTCAGTCACAATGTAAACCCGATCGTTTTCTGGGAGCTTGTAAACGAACTGGCATCGAAATTCTCCGGAAAGCTCGCCGAGGAGAAAGTGGGAGGCCTTGAATTTATCTGAATGTAATATATCAATAAACCGTGGTATTAATGGTATAATTTTAAACCataatttcgtattttttaaaccattaATTATGCGTGTACCCCTAAACCGGTTTTTATCATATCCTATAACTTACAGTTTACTTGCCTGACATCTGAAGTTGAACAGAAATCCAGCGCAAACCTGATGTGCTTAGTCAATCAATTTGATCATAAATTGAAGATGTTCATTTAAtcacatattatgtatataattatataacatTAAAAGTTACGTGAAACCGGTAGGAAAAATAGTAGCATTATCCATAAAAAGTTCATGATAATgagatgatttttatttatcgtgaGTATAAAAAACTCGGGAAACGGAATGAGAATCGTTATGCGGATGAATTATGAGGTATTATCAGAACaagataattaattacgaaGCCTGTCGAGGTAATTGATTGCTGAATAATGAATTGAACTTCCTCATGAGATGTTATGGGTTATCGGAAATATCTGGTATTACAACTTAATCGAAtttacgaggttgaagttagtaacgttatcgtaccGAAACATTAGGGaaaacataattattttcttaattttacaatgatgTACATGTTTTGGTTTATTAAGGCTTACtgaatttcatacaatttcaaaattgcgaaataacggtttttcttcGGCATGAATCATTacggtaacgttactaacttcaatatgatTCGAATATTTAAACAGGCATGTAAAATTATAACATATAGTTTTATATTATGCgtatagtttcaatttttgcttAGTGTAACAATTATAGTAAGCTTGTGGAAACACAGTTTTCCCTAAAATACCTCCAAAGTGTTCGAATCTATACTGTGCGCGGGTTTCTTTCCCGCTTTGTCGAAGTTAACGCATAAGCTGACATCTGTGACCAACGTCTATGAGGCTCTTAGCCTGACAGTTCGAATCAGTTCGAATGTGAAAACGCGGGGAATTGGGTTGAATTGGGTTCAGTTGAGGCGGTTCGACGTTCGACATCTCGCCGGGTGGCTGTTGGCACTGCACGTGGTatcgttgaaaatataatcaattCGGTAAGAGCCGAGTGAATAACCTCAAATTCTGACGGGCGCGCGTGAAGACTGCAAAAATGTGCAATTTCCGAGTGAAAGTCGACCTGTCGGCCTTCTACGATGACGTGCGGCGTTTCAGTTGGGTCTACGTCGACAAAGGCACGGTAACCTGCATCTGCCACCTTCAAAATCACATTACGAAGGTTTTCGACATACGACAACCGCTACACTTGCTCCTCCACACCGGCGAGTATTTACCGGCGAACGAAGACGCCCGTATCTTGAAGGAGAATGATACCATCGTGTGAGTATCAGATGatctttatcattttattccgTTCTGATCAAATCACGATTCGAATTTTCTTACCCAAAACGGGACATGTTCTATTTCAGCGCTGTCCCTGGCACTGGATTACAAAATGATCAATGTTCCGGCAAAGCTGAATCAGATGTACAGGTCGATACCAGCTGCATCATTTCgtcttcaaaaaaaaagaaacattccACTGTGAtggaaaagaatgaaaatgaagcGATCGCACACGAATCGCACTCTCACAACTCAATGGGTGAGACAAATTCTCCGTGATTCAATACCATGGCTTCAAAATGGTATATTTTATGTAATCGTTATTGTCTTTTCTTTGTACAGAAACTACCAATGGAAATACAATATTTCTCAGCATGATGAATGATTCTCAAATAGAGAATGCATCAGAATCAAAGACGGAAGTGAGTACGCTGGAAGAAAATCTGGTGCAGGGTTCGCCACCCTTTAAAAACAAGCGAAAACGCACGCGCCAAAGAAAGTCTAAGACCAAAGAACAGCCGGAACAACCTGTTGCAAATGAACTAGTTGAGGCTGAATACAAGAAGCCAAAGATAATAAATTCGGTCATGATTCCTAATGGAAAGCATATACGCTTTGGCGATGTCGAGCGGCAAGAATTCGACAGCTATGACAGCTCCGCCTCCTGCGATTCCAGGAAGCATTCAACCAGAGAAACCACTCCTTCGAGTAAACCTGTCCCAAGCTCTAGCCTTTCCAATCTTTTAGCCCTGCGCCAAAGCTCGACACCGATAACGTTTGCTgggcagaaaaaatttgaaaaaaaacagccGCCGCAAGATGATGCCTATGAAGTCAAGGAATTATCAACTGAAGTTTGCCAAACGCCTACAAAATTCACGCGGGCAAAGGTAGATCCTGAAAAACATGAATTAATGGACAGCAAGGCACAACGCAATGATATCATTTGGTTCAAGGTAAATGCTTGGCGGGTTTTTGGACGAAAACGTACATAATTTATTGAGAGACTCATTTCAAATGGTGGTTTCAGATGTTGAAGATGGGCCAAGACTACACGCCGCAAGTTTCACAGTATGTGACAGCACGAGTTACCCAAATTTTGCCAGACAATTCAACCTACGTCTTTGACATCATAGGTACAGCAGTAATCGATTTTTACTatcttttggttttttttacgATCCTAAAAGGCTCGAAATTAGTGCAAGAttatatatgataaataagaggaagagaaggaaATCGTTTGAGAGATCGCGCTTATTCAGCTCTGGATAGTTATATCGAATGCTAGAGAAAATggcaattataatttttccaatattgagaaaaaacaaactatcggaaaaaattcatgactTCAAAATTTGTCAGATCGCTCGTGTAATACACTATTTTTCAGATGGAAGAAGAGAGATACAAGCTCCACAAGGAAAGTTCGATATTGAGACTGATGATACAGAGAACAACGATTCGAACGCAATTGTCCTAAATTGGTCACAACTCATTGAGCCTCGATTGATGTACCGTGGAAGTTCCGAGTAGATGGTACACTTTTATTACAGATCatccatgtttttttttttatatacttatataaatCACTCAAcgctttatattttttttgcatatgcAAAGAACAAACTTCTCAAAACTGAGAACAAGTTGCCATATGCTGTCGAGCTTTGGCAAGGCTGTAATTTAACGTTTCGTcttacattttattattatttttttcgttgataTTTCAAGTATCCCAATTTTAAGAAACGAAAGACAAAGTTTAGATATAAGCtgtatttgtttgaaaatgaaatgcgAAGCTGTGCTGACAACGTTCGGAATATATTGGAAGATGATATTTAGAAATTCCAGAACGTCCTTGTAGATGTAACTTGATTGACTATCAAGAAATTTATCAACACTTGTAAAAGATATTTTAACTCATCCATAAATCTTCTCGAATTCTAAACTTTTTGTGCCGGTAAgatctttgaattttattttttgatcgatgctgtgtgtttAGCGCCTGAATTGCCGCAACCCTTTCAACACCATTGAGTTTCTCTGGTTAATCACAGATGACAGCTCTGCCCAAAGTAACCGCTAAATATAGCAATGTCGCATTATTTTTCGGTGTCATTTAATTTGTTTACAACTCTAAATTTTGATGTAGTTAATACAGCATGACTTCAAAATCGGGTCACTTTTATATCTCATGTAAAGAGTAATCATTGCATCGATAATCATCGCTTGACCATCGGAGAACCGTCTGAAGAATCAGTTGAACGTCAGTTAATTTTACACAAACAAATAACACGTAGAAAACTGTGTATATTCCAAAATACTTTCACCCGCTGCATgacgtttttttattcctgtATCCTCAGCCACACCCGatgaacttttaatttttattttgtcatcCATCCTTACCAGCATTTTAATTTCGTACGAGATTTCAGAGTTCTTTCCGGGTTGTACTTGACGTAAGAGAATGTGCTGGATATTGCAGTTTTAAGCTTAAGATAATCCTAACCTATAACGTGATTGCAATactgtaatttttaattgaaaagctAAGATGCAATAAAAActaatcatattttattataatttaacgcCTTGCTTCCTCAATTAACCAAGCTTGAAAAATCTATAACCATCATTTTCCATCACAATTCCTCACCATATAAATTATTCCTTTACTTACATGTTTTTCGCCATCCAATCCCATTATCAGCCTGAAACTTTGCCGTTATTTTGTACCGGgatccaataatttttcaacattttacaatgaaaaatgaaattcatatgTTCATCACAATTGAAATTCTCTCCTCCTTAATTTATGTTAGAAACTTTCTTTGGAGAAATGGATTATAatcagaatttgaaaaccaAAACACGcaagaaacacatgaaaaGAAACGGTTTACCACTCTTAAGACCAGACGTTATGTTGCTAACCAAAGATGTGATGGTCCCGGTAAAATTACCTCCTCCTCCTGGGAAACTCTTTCCTATTCAACAAACaactgtgaagaaaaaatgtggtGCTGCCAAAATGCAGAAATCTGGTACACAGGCATTGAAAGCATTTGTGAACTGTGAAGACGTCCGTAAAAACTGTATTGATCCATTGATTCAGGTGCATTCCATGAACCAACCCTTACTAATAGTGAAACAAAGTGTTAGTTTGTTATTTAGGATTATATTTAAGTTCCCTTATTGGTATACTAACTCTTTTTGATTTGTTCCTCAAATAATTTCTCAGGTGAGCGATATCACGCATGTGGCGAAAGCACGTACAGATATGTTTCCCAAATCCCAATCTTGTTATTATCCTCAAAAAAATGTGCTTACAAAGAATGTTCACATGGATGAAAAACGACCAATATCATTAAGGAGTGAACAGCAAAGCTcacattcaaattcaaaactgtTCGAAGTTGGTCGAAGTGATGGATGTAGTGTTGAACCGAATCCGCAGATATCATTAGTAGACAAACTTTCAGTTCAATGGTCCAAAGACTCAATGAGCACTGTACCTACGTCACTTGAATCTCAGTCATGTACTTCGATTAAATCTCTGAACATGATAGACGATTCGTCAACAAAAGTACTCTTAAATGTAATTTCAAGTTCCGAAAGTGAGAGCAACGTCAATTGTGCTACTCATCCAAGCACTGAATCTGA
Proteins encoded:
- the LOC124406055 gene encoding uncharacterized protein LOC124406055, encoding MCNFRVKVDLSAFYDDVRRFSWVYVDKGTVTCICHLQNHITKVFDIRQPLHLLLHTGEYLPANEDARILKENDTIVAVPGTGLQNDQCSGKAESDVQVDTSCIISSSKKKKHSTVMEKNENEAIAHESHSHNSMETTNGNTIFLSMMNDSQIENASESKTEVSTLEENLVQGSPPFKNKRKRTRQRKSKTKEQPEQPVANELVEAEYKKPKIINSVMIPNGKHIRFGDVERQEFDSYDSSASCDSRKHSTRETTPSSKPVPSSSLSNLLALRQSSTPITFAGQKKFEKKQPPQDDAYEVKELSTEVCQTPTKFTRAKVDPEKHELMDSKAQRNDIIWFKMLKMGQDYTPQVSQYVTARVTQILPDNSTYVFDIIDGRREIQAPQGKFDIETDDTENNDSNAIVLNWSQLIEPRLMYRGSSE
- the LOC124406056 gene encoding innexin inx2-like, giving the protein MLDLFDSLKALLHEETVRVDNIVFRLHSRATVILLSACAILVTAKQYIGEPISCITDGSIDKDSVNAYCWIYSTFTVSRHLTGIPGISVASPGVGQALENDEIHRHRYYQWVCFVLVLQALMFYTPRALWGVWERGTVRLLSVNLDNPFYRDEWTKERKNQLVEYFAITNLHTHNFYAFRFLTCEILNFCNAIGQMYLLDVFLEGQFTKYGPAVTAFAIESRPFQRVDPMTRLFPKMTKCTIHTFGASGSPQTRDALCVLPLNVVNEKIFVFIWFWLVFLAAVSGLAVVYRMIVFSQPWARVYLLRATAQLIPRPQAETIVRAFDIGDWFLLHQLSHNVNPIVFWELVNELASKFSGKLAEEKVGGLEFI